One Mya arenaria isolate MELC-2E11 chromosome 7, ASM2691426v1 genomic window carries:
- the LOC128241203 gene encoding interferon-induced protein 44-like — protein sequence MGASSSKPWRKLVKDTFEECEEYYKKKIKELSVLKNEYNVVIIGPTGAGKSSYINSMFTILDEDYANVAQIRANGIKCTLKCTAYSTEKTEGLMCNVKIIDTMGIQTDGKGIQEDNLIAVLDGKIKIGNVDEEEEVTEGNNKYRPHAVIIVVSALNIDSLSPDSVWLTEYEQIFNRIPNDVKPLVVITHCDQLGDVNGDLKKIYFSSKLVSVIETIKEKIGVTQENIFPVANYVGESARHITTMQNITVHIMPPREKEGVIEAKASETIGRRAARDSIRKMAKPLSLAMS from the exons ATGGGAGCGTCTTCTTCAAAGCCATGGAGAAAATTGGTgaaggacacttttgaagag TGTGAAGAATActacaaaaagaaaataaaagaattgAGTGTtctaaaaaatgaatataatgtcGTGATAATCGGACCAACAGGAGCTGGTAAATCATCATACATCAACTCGATGTTTACAATATTAGACGAAGATTATGCAAACGTTGCTCAGATAAGAGCCAATGGTATAAAGTGCACGCTCAAG TGTACTGCATATTCAACGGAGAAAACAGAGGGTCTCATGtgcaatgttaaaattattgacACCATGGGCATCCAAACGGACGGGAAAGGTATACAAGAAGACAATTTGATTGCTGTCCTTGACGGCAAAATTAAAATAGGCAAT GTTGACGAGGAAGAGGAAGTTACTGAAGGAAATAATAAGTATCGACCTCATGCCGTCATTATTGTTGTAAGCGCTCTCAACATAGACAGCTTGTCACCTGACTCGGTATGGCTGACAGAATACGAACAGATATTCAACCGTATTCCAAATG ATGTGAAACCGCTGGTAGTCATCACGCATTGTGATCAACTCGGGGATGTGAATggtgatttgaaaaaaatctactTTTCGTCAAAATTAGTGAGTGTTATTGAAACGATAAAGGAAAAGATAGGCGTCACACAAGAAAACATCTTTCCAGTGGCCAACTACGTTGGCGAATCCGCCCGTCATATAACCACCATGCAAA ATATTACAGTTCATATCATGCCGCCAAGAGAAAAAGAGGGTGTGATAGAGGCTAAGGCTTCGGAAACTATTGGTAGAAGAGCTGCAAGAGATTCAATAAGAAAGATGGCAAAACCTCTTTCTCTGGCAATGTCCTAG